GTGAAGATGCTGCGGGACGTGTTCGCTCGTACGTTGTCGTTGTAGTGGCGCAACGCATGCTTGACGCCCCATGTCGAGCCGGTCTGATCCGAATCGGCCGGACATGGTCTCACGCGGACTGGTGTCTGCAATCTGATTCGGTTCCGGAGAGCCGGACCAGACTCGCCGAGGCGAACCGAAATCAATGGATCACTCGGATGACCCTGTACAGCCAGATCGTGCCGTCCGGCGTGGACAGCCAGTACAGCGCCCCGCAGTTGGCGCAGACGGTGGCCCAGAACATGACGCGGAATGATGTCTTGCGGGATTTGTGGCGCAGGAACGCCTGGGCCAGGGCCGCTCCGGGCCAGCCGCCGAGCAGGGCCGCCAGATGCAGGGTGCTTTCCTGGGTGCGCCATGCCCCGCGTTCGGCGGCGTGCTTGTCTTTGGCGTAGAGCAGCGCGGCCAGCAGGCTCATGCCAGCGTACCACAAGCCAAGCTCCAGCGGGGCGGCCCGGTACGTGCGCAGATAGTACAGGACGTAGCCGATGCAGGCGCACATCAACACGGCCTGGGCCTGCTGCCGGATTTCCCGGCCGTTGTTTCTGTGGCCGCTGACCGGCGTGACACCCACGGCGCACGGCCGGCCCTGCGCATCGCGGGAGGGCATGAAGCGCACGGCGAGCCCGTTCACGGGACGCTTGCAGGTTCTGTCGTAGTCTCTGATGTGGAAGAACAGGGATTTCCCGCCGTGTTCCGGAGCGATGAATCCGTAGCCTTTCTCTTCGTGCCAATCGGAAATGGTTCCTGTGTGAGTGAGCATGTCTGAAATGATGGTATGCGTTCAGCGATCTGAACGTGTTGTCGGGATGAACGTTTCTGCCGCGCCAGATGCGAGTGCCGATTGCTTGCCAATGTTCTCAA
The Desulfomicrobium macestii genome window above contains:
- a CDS encoding DUF1294 domain-containing protein; its protein translation is MLTHTGTISDWHEEKGYGFIAPEHGGKSLFFHIRDYDRTCKRPVNGLAVRFMPSRDAQGRPCAVGVTPVSGHRNNGREIRQQAQAVLMCACIGYVLYYLRTYRAAPLELGLWYAGMSLLAALLYAKDKHAAERGAWRTQESTLHLAALLGGWPGAALAQAFLRHKSRKTSFRVMFWATVCANCGALYWLSTPDGTIWLYRVIRVIH